From one Callithrix jacchus isolate 240 chromosome 2, calJac240_pri, whole genome shotgun sequence genomic stretch:
- the HIGD2A gene encoding HIG1 domain family member 2A, mitochondrial codes for MATPGPVTPEASLEPSKPPVIEGFSPTLYSKPESFKEKFIRKVRENPMVPIGCLATATALGYGLYCFHKGHSRRSQLMMRTRIAAQGFTIAAILVGLGVTSMKSRP; via the exons ATGGCGACTCCCGGCCCTGTGACCCCGGAGGCCTCCTTAGAACCATCGAAGCCTCCCGTCATTGAGGGGTTTAGCCCCACTCTTTACAGCAAGCCAGAGAGTTTCAAGGAAAAGTTCATTCGCAAGGTGCGCGAGAACCCGATGGTACCCATAG GTTGCCTGGCCACCGCGACCGCCCTCGGCTACGGCCTTTACTGCTTCCACAAGGGTCACAGCCGGCGCTCTCAGCTCATGATGCGCACCCGGATCGCCGCCCAGGGCTTCACAATCGCAGCCATCTTGGTGGGTCTAGGTGTCACCTCTATGAAGTCTCGACCGTGA
- the NOP16 gene encoding nucleolar protein 16 isoform X3, whose product MPKAKGKTRRQKFGYNVNRKRLNRNARRKAAPRIECSHIRHAWDHAKSVRQNLAEMGLAVDPNKAVPLRKRKVKVMEVDIEERPKELVRKPYVLNGGCGSYIPLEHCPALLELGRPLRPGGRSQPSRKERKYSVSGPHRLCTLHGGEPRGGL is encoded by the exons ATGCCCAAGGCCAAGGGCAAGACCCGGAGGCAGAAGTTTGGTTACAATGTCAACCGAAAGCGTCTGAACCGGAATGCTCGACGGAAGGCAGCGCCGCGGATCGAGTG CTCCCACATCCGACATGCCTGGGACCACGCTAAATCGGTGCGGCAGAACCTGGCCGAGATGGGGTTGGCTGTGGACCCCAACAAGGCGGTGCCCCTCCGTAAGAGAAAG GTGAAGGTCATGGAGGTGGACATAGAGGAGAGGCCTAAGGAGCTTGTGCGGAAGCCCTATGTGCTGAATGGTGGGTGTGGTTCTTATATTCCTTTAGAACACTGTCCTGCACTGTTGGAGCTGGGAAGGCCCCTAAg ACCTGGAGGCAGAAGCCAGCcttccagaaaagaaaggaaatactcTGTCTCGGGACCTCATCGACTATGTACGCTACATGGTGGAGAACCACGGGGAGGACTATAA
- the NOP16 gene encoding nucleolar protein 16 isoform X1, whose protein sequence is MPKAKGKTRRQKFGYNVNRKRLNRNARRKAAPRIECSHIRHAWDHAKSVRQNLAEMGLAVDPNKAVPLRKRKVKVMEVDIEERPKELVRKPYVLNDLEAEASLPEKKGNTLSRDLIDYVRYMVENHGEDYKAMARDEKNYYQDTPKQIRNKINVYKRFYPAEWQDFLDSLQKNKMEVE, encoded by the exons ATGCCCAAGGCCAAGGGCAAGACCCGGAGGCAGAAGTTTGGTTACAATGTCAACCGAAAGCGTCTGAACCGGAATGCTCGACGGAAGGCAGCGCCGCGGATCGAGTG CTCCCACATCCGACATGCCTGGGACCACGCTAAATCGGTGCGGCAGAACCTGGCCGAGATGGGGTTGGCTGTGGACCCCAACAAGGCGGTGCCCCTCCGTAAGAGAAAG GTGAAGGTCATGGAGGTGGACATAGAGGAGAGGCCTAAGGAGCTTGTGCGGAAGCCCTATGTGCTGAATG ACCTGGAGGCAGAAGCCAGCcttccagaaaagaaaggaaatactcTGTCTCGGGACCTCATCGACTATGTACGCTACATGGTGGAGAACCACGGGGAGGACTATAAG GCCATGGCCCGCGATGAGAAGAATTACTATCAAGATACCCCAAAACAGATTCGGAATAAGATCAATGTCTATAAACGCTTTTACCCAGCAGAGTGGCAAGACTTCCTCGATTCTTTACAGAAGAATAAGATGGAGGTTGAGTGA
- the NOP16 gene encoding nucleolar protein 16 isoform X2, translated as MPKAKGKTRRQKFGYNVNRKRLNRNARRKAAPRIECSHIRHAWDHAKSVRQNLAEMGLAVDPNKAVPLRKRKTWRQKPAFQKRKEILCLGTSSTMYATWWRTTGRTIRPWPAMRRITIKIPQNRFGIRSMSINAFTQQSGKTSSILYRRIRWRLSDWFTSHLSQAEASPWTREEA; from the exons ATGCCCAAGGCCAAGGGCAAGACCCGGAGGCAGAAGTTTGGTTACAATGTCAACCGAAAGCGTCTGAACCGGAATGCTCGACGGAAGGCAGCGCCGCGGATCGAGTG CTCCCACATCCGACATGCCTGGGACCACGCTAAATCGGTGCGGCAGAACCTGGCCGAGATGGGGTTGGCTGTGGACCCCAACAAGGCGGTGCCCCTCCGTAAGAGAAAG ACCTGGAGGCAGAAGCCAGCcttccagaaaagaaaggaaatactcTGTCTCGGGACCTCATCGACTATGTACGCTACATGGTGGAGAACCACGGGGAGGACTATAAG GCCATGGCCCGCGATGAGAAGAATTACTATCAAGATACCCCAAAACAGATTCGGAATAAGATCAATGTCTATAAACGCTTTTACCCAGCAGAGTGGCAAGACTTCCTCGATTCTTTACAGAAGAATAAGATGGAGGTTGAGTGACTGGTTTACATCACACCTGTCCCAGGCTGAGGCCTCTCCCTGGACCAGGGAAGAGGCCTGA
- the ARL10 gene encoding ADP-ribosylation factor-like protein 10, which produces MAPRPLGPLVLALGGAAAVLGSVLFILWKTYFGRGRERRWDRGEAWWGAEAPRLPEWDEWDPEDEEDEEPALEELEQREVLVLGLDGAGKSTFLRVLSGKPPLEGHIPTWGFNSVRLPTKDFEVDLLEIGGSQNLRFYWKEFVNEVDVLVFVVDSADRLRLPWARQELHKLLDKDPDLPVVVVANKQDLSEAMSMVEMQQELGLQAVDSQREVFLLAASIAPAGPSSEEPGTVHIWKLLLELLS; this is translated from the exons ATGGCACCGCGGCCGCTGGGCCCCCTGGTGCTGGCGCTGGGCGGCGCCGCGGCGGTGCTGGGCTCGGTGCTCTTCATCCTTTGGAAGACCTACTTCGGCCGCGGCCGGGAGCGGCGCTGGGACCGGGGCGAGGCCTGGTGGGGCGCGGAGGCTCCCCGCCTCCCCGAGTGGGACGAGTGGGAC CCCGAGGACGAGGAAGACGAGGAGCCAGCGCTAGAGGAGCTGGAGCAGCGCGAGGTGCTGGTGCTGGGGCTGGATGGCGCGGGCAAGAGCACGTTTTTGCGCGTCCTGTCGGGGAAGCCACCGCTGGAAGGGCACATCCCCACGTGGGGCTTCAACTCCGTGCGGCTGCCCACCAAGGACTTCGAGGTGGACCTGCTAGAAA TTGGTGGCAGCCAGAACCTGCGCTTCTACTGGAAGGAGTTTGTGAATGAGGTGGATGTGCTGGTGTTTGTGGTGGACTCAGCTGACCGACTGCGGCTGCCCTGGGCCCGCCAGGAGCTACACAAGCTGCTGGACAAGGACCCTGACCTGCCTGTCGTCGTGGTGGCCAACAAGCAG GACCTGAGCGAGGCCATGAGTATGGTGGAGATgcagcaggagctgggcctgcaggCTGTCGATAGCCAGCGGGAGGTTTTCCTCTTGGCGGCTAGCATTGCCCCTGCAGGACCCAGCTCTGAAGAGCCTGGTACCGTGCACATCTGGAAACTGCTCTTGGAGCTTCTCTCCTAG